Sequence from the Longimicrobiales bacterium genome:
TCGAGCCAGAGGAAGAGCCCGAAGGCCCTCCCCCCAAAACCCGATGTGAAGCCTGAGAGGGCTCAGCCCTCCACGTGCGCGTGCACCGCAGCGGTGACGAAGTCCGGATGCCCGGAGCCGACGGACCCGTGCATCAGCTTGAACACCACGTCCGTCTCCCCCACGGACACCCCGTGTAGGTGGCCACCGAACTCGCCCGGCGTGTCTTGCTCGAACTCCGCTATGGCTTCGTTAGTGACATCGACCTCGAGGTACATATCGGAATCCAAGGTCACTGGGTGACCGTCGTGGTCCACAAAGACCACTGAAATGTGAGCCGTCTCCGTGCCTACATCGACCTCCATTTCGCCGGTCCACGAGCCCGCGTCGCCGTCGTACGTTGCGATCGTCTGGCCGTTGAGTACGAGTTGAACGCCCTCGACCTCTTCTCCGTGGTCATCATCGTCGAGTCCCGTCCCATCATCTCCGCACGCGGCCGCGGCCAACATCAAAGCCGTAGCAAAAGCAAACCGCCGAAATGCGAACCTCTCAGTCCTAATCATGTCTCTACTCCACATTGGGATGCCGGCGATCGTGGTCACGGGCTTCGTCTTCTCGCCGGCTTAGAAGACGATCCGGTAGGTAAGCGTTACTCCGCGACCGGCCTCGGGCATGATCTCCTTCACCCGCGACAGATGGTTGCGGTATTCCTCGTTGGTGACGTTGTTGAGCGTCGCCGTAATCGTGTTGAGCCTTCCGCCCACGGTCATGCGGACTCCGCCGGACAGATCGAAGACCGTGTATCCATCGGTTCGAGTCTCGAACTCGCCGACTCGATCCTGCTCCTCCACCGCCTTGACCTCGGCCCGAGCGAACCAGTCGGATGGCTCATACGCGAGGGCGCCGTGGATCTGCAGGGGCGGGATAAGGGGAAGCGGTTCGTCCGTGCCTCTGATCGTGCCGCGCACATAGGAAAGCGTGCTTTCGACCTTCAGGGCTCCCGCGACGACCCAGTCGAGTCCGCCCTCGAAGCCAACGAAGCGCGCATCCTCGCCAAAGAACTGATAGATGGGGAGGCGGGTGCGGCTGAGCTCGCCTGTCTCGCGTCCGAACACGAAGCCTGAGATTTCGTTCAGGAAACCAGTCAGCTCCGCGTGAACCCGGTCGGAGTGCACACGTGCGAAGACGTCGAACCCGGTCCCCACTTCTTCGTTCAGGGACGGGTTGCCGACCTCGAAGGAGTACGCGGCCAGGTGGGGACCTTCGGAAAAGAGCTCGTTTACGTCTGGGGTGCGGAAGGCGCGCGAAACGCTTGCACCCAGTGTCAGGCCGTCTGCCGCGTTCACGAGCATGCCGATCGACCCGGAAAACGCACCGAAGCCTCGAGTACGCACGTTTCCGATATCCGAATCAGGATCGGGTCGCAGAGGCTTGGTTTGGATTCGGTCATACCGAACACCGACCTCGAGTCGAACCGGCTCGACATCGACTTCTTGGAACGCGAAGACGCCCCCGCTCAACCGTTCTGAGTCCGGGGTGAAGAGGCCCCCCGCAAAGCCGAAGGACTCCCAAGCGGCACGTCCGCCGACGGCTCCTGCAGAGAACGGTCCCCAGGCGTCGTGCCGGGCAAGGACATCGAAGCTCGCGGTCTCCCGTTCGAACAGAGTGCCAAGGATGTCGGGCGGCTCGATTTCGGTGTTCTTGAAGTAGGTGTAGGAGGCGTCCGCTTGAATCGAGCTGAAGAGGCTCTGTTCGGGCCGAAGTTGCGCACGGAGTTTCG
This genomic interval carries:
- a CDS encoding TonB-dependent receptor, which encodes MSVLLQSNRPIATAISTLIVLAAMAPPGAYSQEHEREIEGVVRAADTSRPLAGVQVSVLGVVRFAITHGDGSFHVAVPAQGTYTVRAERLGYATLEREVAVGSSASIVILELSESALQLDGLVITGALSERSADDALRPVSVLNAEELQRRLGTTVAATLSSEPGLSVTTMGPATARPVVRGLSGDRLLVLEDGARVVDVSNTGSDHATALDPTSARRIEVVRGPGAILYGSNALGGVINVIRDEIPSQVPHHPTGSVTLQGRSVNGGGNAAAQIQIPLNEHVPLRAEVSVRSAGDLATPLGHLLNTGLDSWNVGVGTSWVGDRGFIGASLLAFRNDYGIPGGFVGGHADGVRIESERNSAKLRAQLRPEQSLFSSIQADASYTYFKNTEIEPPDILGTLFERETASFDVLARHDAWGPFSAGAVGGRAAWESFGFAGGLFTPDSERLSGGVFAFQEVDVEPVRLEVGVRYDRIQTKPLRPDPDSDIGNVRTRGFGAFSGSIGMLVNAADGLTLGASVSRAFRTPDVNELFSEGPHLAAYSFEVGNPSLNEEVGTGFDVFARVHSDRVHAELTGFLNEISGFVFGRETGELSRTRLPIYQFFGEDARFVGFEGGLDWVVAGALKVESTLSYVRGTIRGTDEPLPLIPPLQIHGALAYEPSDWFARAEVKAVEEQDRVGEFETRTDGYTVFDLSGGVRMTVGGRLNTITATLNNVTNEEYRNHLSRVKEIMPEAGRGVTLTYRIVF